A genomic region of Metopolophium dirhodum isolate CAU chromosome 1, ASM1992520v1, whole genome shotgun sequence contains the following coding sequences:
- the LOC132952542 gene encoding uncharacterized protein LOC132952542 → MGDRTVSKIINEVATAIWNNMQPIYLPEPTMEMWKLIANDFEKIWQFPHCIGALDGKHIVIKKPPKSGTSFYNYKQTFSVVLMAIVDAHYKFISIDIGSMGRFSDANIFSSGALAKKLNKQTLRLPPPAALTDYDQILPYAFVADEAFPLSENIMRPYPNRSVTNNFQNKVFNYRLSRARQTVECTFGILASRFRVFRRPFETKIESVDNVVKAACVLHNFLRNETIILNNMQGDSSENEMPENQLLPLTNNNTRSGSNAFCVRQKYTDYFNTVGSVPWQSDSVSRGKY, encoded by the coding sequence ATGGGGGATCGAACTGTCTCAAAGATAATAAATGAAGTGGCCACTGCTATATGGAACAACATGCAACCAATATATTTACCAGAACCCACAATGGAAATGTGGAAATTGATCGCAAATGATTTTGAAAAGATATGGCAGTTTCCACACTGCATTGGCGCTCTAGATGGCAAACACATTGTGATTAAAAAACCACCCAAAAGCGGAacttcattttataattataaacaaacattttccgTGGTTTTAATGGCAATAGTTGACGCTCACTACAAATTTATTAGTATTGATATAGGTTCTATGGGAAGATTCAGTGATGCAAATATATTTTCGAGTGGTGCGTTAgcaaaaaaacttaataaacaaaCTTTAAGACTTCCACCACCAGCAGCTTTAACCGATTATGACCAAATATTACCCTATGCTTTTGTAGCAGATGAAGCGTTTCCACTAAGTGAAAATATTATGCGACCTTATCCAAATAGAAGTGTgacaaacaattttcaaaataaagtttttaattatagacTTTCTCGAGCACGGCAAACCGTTGAATGCACTTTTGGAATCTTGGCATCACGATTCCGAGTGTTTAGAAGACCTTTTGAAACTAAAATTGAAAGTGTTGATAATGTTGTAAAAGCAGCTTGTGTATTACACAATTTCTTAAGaaatgaaacaataattttaaataatatgcaagGCGATAGTAGTGAAAATGAAATGCCGGAAAATCAATTACTGCCATTAACCAACAACAACACTAGAAGTGGATCAAATGCTTTTTGTGTAAGACAAAAGTACACAGATTATTTTAACACAGTGGGAAGCGTACCATGGCAATCGGATAGTGTTTCTAGGGGTAAATACTAA
- the LOC132952552 gene encoding uncharacterized protein LOC132952552, which yields MKASCMPELTKKDWIEVAEIYKKKANFPHCLGVIDGKHIRIRKPSNTGSEYFNYKNYFYIVLMAVVDANYKFLVVDIGAYGKGSDSQPVFPYVFLADEAFPLSNRIMRPYGGNNLSVNQRIYNYRLSRGRRFVECAFGILANKWRLFHTPITLEPENVTHVVKAACVLHNFIRVRDGVHLEDATSYQYFHDVEFPNGTQRLARTVRDNFATYFMSPEGELPWQMSKI from the coding sequence ATGAAGGCTTCATGCATGCCAGaattaacaaaaaaagattGGATAGAAGTTGCggaaatttacaaaaaaaaagctaaTTTCCCCCATTGCCTCGGAGTTATTGATGGGAAACATATACGGATTAGAAAACCCAGCAATACGGGAtcggaatattttaattataaaaactatttttatattgtactaaTGGCTGTTGTCGACgccaattataaatttttagttGTCGATATTGGTGCATACGGAAAAGGCTCAGATTCACAGCCTGTTTTTCCATATGTGTTTTTAGCCGACGAAGCTTTTCCTTTATCTAACCGAATAATGAGACCATATGGTGGTAATAATTTATCTGTAAATCAACGAATTTATAATTACCGGTTAAGTAGGGGCAGACGATTTGTAGAATGTGCATTTGGTATATTAGCCAACAAATGGCGATTATTCCATACGCCAATTACATTAGAACCAGAAAATGTTACACACGTGGTAAAAGCAGCATGTGtactacataattttataagggTACGTGATGGTGTACATTTGGAAGATGCAACATCGTATCAATATTTCCACGATGTGGAGTTTCCAAATGGTACACAGAGACTTGCAAGAACAGTCCGCGATAACTTCGCAACATACTTTATGAGCCCTGAAGGTGAACTTCCATGGCAAAtgtcaaaaatttaa
- the LOC132952569 gene encoding zinc finger protein 862-like, protein MLHFVMYVGFFSTGNCTQDIWTHSGFDNWQKFGTKVNGHLSSKNHLTNVEKMNSYKKPKETGSVITQISSFHKEEVAKKRKYMSYLIEIVLYLAKQGILYRGHDEKCDSLNQGKILNKKVQEEIIGICADLVRQTIIDNIVKTGHFALMVDEARSHKQEQLSVCIRYAVGLESCERFLQFVDVSSGQDANSIVAAIYKCFENLNISMNSLHMVAQSYDSVMSGCLGGVQTKIKEKYPCSIYTHCMAHRLNLVVVDMCKGVKV, encoded by the exons ATGCTGCATTTTGTTATGTATGTCGGATTTTTTAGTACAGGAAACTGTACCCAGGATATATGGACTCATTCCGGATTTGATAATTggcaaaaa tttggtACTAAAGTAAATGGTCATTTATCTTCTAAAAACCATCTGACAAATGtagaaaaaatgaattcataTAAAAAACCAAAAGAAACAGGATCTGTAATAACCCAAATATCATCTTTCCATAAAGAAGAAGtggcaaaaaaaagaaaatatatgtcTTACTTAattgaaattgtattgtatttagcCAAGCAAGGTATTTTATACAGGGGGCATGATGAAAAATGTGATTCTTTAAATCAaggtaaaatt ttaaacaaGAAAGTACAGGAAGAAATTATAGGAATCTGTGCAGATCTTGTTAGACAGACaattattgacaatattgtTAAGACTGGACATTTTGCTTTAATGGTGGATGAAGCCAG aAGCCATAAACAAGAGCAGTTATCTGTGTGTATTCGGTATGCAGTCGGTCTTGAATCTTGTGAAAGGTTTTTACAGTTTGTTGATGTTTCCAGTGGACAAGACGCCAATAGTATTGTTGCtgctatttataaatgttttgaaaatttgaatattagtaTGAACTCATTGCATATGGTAGCACAATCATATGATAGTGTGATGTCGGGTTGTCTCGGAGGTGTACAGaccaaaataaaagaaaaatatccaTGTTCAATTTACACACATTGTATGGCACACAGGCTTAATTTAGTTGTAGTAGATATGTGTAAAGGAGTTAAGGTATAG